ATTTTTTTATTTTGGACAAAATTTCAGTGACAACTTGGTCAATTGTCATCCTAGTTGTATCGATTTCAATTGCATCCTGGGCTTTTTTTAATGGTGAAATAGCCCGATGTGAATCCTTATAATCTCTCATTGAAATATCTTGTTCAATTTCAGCAACTGTTCGTTCGGTCTTGATGCCTCGCTGTTTAAAGTCAAGCATTCTTCTTTGAGCACGCGATTTGGCTGATGCTACTAAAAATATTTTAACTTCAGCATTAGGTAAAACAGTGGTACCAATATCGCGACCATCCATGATTACATCGGTTTTGCCAGCTAATTGTCTTTGCAAAGCTACCATTTTAGTTCGAACTCCAGCTAAAGCAGATACTTGTGAGACATTAGCCGAAATTTCAGGCGTTCTAATTTCTTGCGAGACATCTTGACCACTTACATAGACCTTCTGCACGCTATTTTCTGCTCTTAATTCAATTTTTTCATGGTCAAGAGCAGTTAAAATTGCTGCTTCATCACCATAATCAAGCTGATGCTTTCTCGCAATCAGCGTGCAGGCGCGATACATTGCTCCAGTATCAATATAAATAAAACCTAATTTTTGCGCAATAATTTTTGCGACCGTACTTTTGCCAGCTGAAGCTGGGCCATCAATTGCTATCTGCATCCCAATCAAAAAGGGACATAAAGTCCCTAACCTTTCTTTAAATTACCTTAACGTCAAATTTTGTCCCTCATCAACTTGCGCATCAATGCTTAAGTTATTGAGCTCAGCCAATTTACCAACAGTTGTATTAAACTTATCCGCAATACTAGTTAAAGTTTCACCACTCTTCACCACGTATTGTTTAGGAGTAGTCACTGTCTTAGTTTTAGGCTGTTGATTCTCAGTTTTATCAACTTTAAGCTTCTTAGTTGCTCTTTTAGCAGTAGTTGCTGTTGATTTTTTAGTCCTAGAGCTTTTATGCTTAGAAGTTCGCAGCTCAACAGCCTGTTCTGCCGGTTTAGAGTTAGTAGCCAATTGATGAACAATAGGCACAAGAGCAGCACAGATAATTAACAAAATTGCCAGCATTGCTAACCAGCCTTTTGCGCTTGAATGCTGCGCATCAACACGCTTATCAGTTGGTCGTTGATAGTATTTATATGGTTTATCTTGTGTCTGCTTCATCGAAAAATACCTCCATTTATCACTAACCCGTTTCATTTTAGCATATTTAATCTAAAAATTGGACAAAAAATCGGTCATTTTCATGACCGATTAGCAAGAATATTACCTTTTTAATTTTAAGCTATTTATTTTAGGTTAAAACGCTTTTGCACAAATGGTTTTAAATTACGTAAGACTGTTTCAAATAACAAATAAACTGCAATTCCGTTGATTGAACCTTTTAACAAATTAAATGGAACAATAATGCCAAAAATATAAGTACTCATTGATGGAAGATGAAGTAATTGACCTAAATATACTTTTTCCGTAAAACTTAGTAATCCTGAATAACTACTAATAGCTGGCGGATTAGGAATTGATGTAACTGCATACATTGGTGTTAAAACTAGCGCATTCAGAGTTGCCAGAACAATAGTCATGGCGATGATACCCAAAATAATCCCAACAAGTGGTTTCAGATGTCGTTTCCCCATATTTTGTTCTTCTTTAGAAATGTTTTTAGTGACAAAATAAAACGGTAAAGCAAATGATAATGTGGCAAATAATGAGGCTAACTGACCAACAATACTTGGCAGGGCAATTCCCTTATAAATCAAATGAATTGCCATTCTAATTATTGCAATAAAGATACCTGGGCCCGCACCAAATAAGAAGGTTCCAATGGTAATAACAACGTCAGAGAAATCAAACTTTAAAAAACTAGCAATCGGCAGCGGAAACGCCAACTGCATCACTACAAAAGCAATTGTCCCAATCAAAACATAAGCAATAATATTAGCTAAACTGCTTGAATTTTTTCTTTTCAAAAAATTACCTCCAAAAAAGTCTGCTGCTTCTAGCAACAGACTTAATAAAAGTAAATGATTCAATTCTTCATCGTAAACCTTTAGTTTAGTCTGTCTTCTTTCATCTAGACTCTAACTATCGGTATCTTAATCGATTCCACCACAATACGTGGGTCGTGGACTCACACCACCGGTCGGGACTTACACCCTGCCATGAAGACAACAAACTTATATTCAAATTCTGTATAACATACTAATCTACATGCTTTAATCTGTCAACTTCAGCATGTGATAATTCACGATATTTACCAGAAACCAATGAATCTAAAGTCAAAAAAGCGTACTTCTCGCGCGAAAGTTTATCTACTTGATGATTAACTGCCTTAAACATCCGTTTAACTTGGTGATAATGTCCCTCATGAATCGTTAATTGCACAATTTGCATATTCTTCTTTTTATCGCTGCGGATAATTTTAACCTTAGCTGGCGCGCTTTTGTGTTGATCAAATTTTACACCATGAGTCAACTGCGCAATCTCTTCTGGCAACAAATGACCAGTAATTTTAGCAACATAAACTTTAGCAACATTGTTACGCGGATGCATCAATAAGTTAGCTAATTCACCATCATTAGTCATTAACAATAATCCTGAAGTGTCGTAATCTAGTCTACCAATTGGATATAAACGATAAGGAACGTTTTTAAAATAATCTACTACCGTTTTTCTACCTTTATCATCATTAGCGGTAGACACGACACCGCGCGGTTTATAAAAAAGATATGTGTGCAAACTTTCGCGCTCAATCGGTTCCCCATCAACAGCAATATTACTAAAAGTATCAACTTTAGTTCCTAGCTTAGTAACTGGCTCACCATCAACAGTCACTCGGCCTGCGACAATCATTTTCTCCGCTTTTCGTCTTGAAGCAATTCCCGCTTCAGCAATTACCTTTTGTAAACGTTGTAAAACCATCTATTCTCCTTGTTTTTTAGTCTCAGCTAATTTCTGATCCATTTGTCCTTTAGCAGCAAATAAATCCATTTGTCCTTCAGCATCAATGCTATCATCTTCAAAATCTTCAATTAATGGTAAATCAGCTAAACTTTGGTAGCCAAAATATTGTAAAAAGTAATCACTAGTTACATACAAATTTGGATGACCAGGTGCTTCCTTTTTGCCATCAGTCTTAATTAAATCACGCCAAATTAATGTTTGCAAAGCACCTGATGAATTAACACCCCGGATTTCATCAATCTCAATCCGCGTGATTGGCTGCTTGTAAGCGACAATCGATAAAATTTCTAAAGCAGATTGACTGAGCGACTTAGTAAGATCTTTTTGAAAATAATTTGTCACAATCTTACTTACTTCGGGTCTAGTTGTTAACTTATACTGATGATTAAGCTGCAATAACTGTAGTCCTGAGTCTTGATCTTGCTGCAAATTGGCTGCTAACTTACTAGTTAATTCACGTAATGCTGGTTGTTCTATTTGCAATAATTCACCTAAATTATCACTAGCTATGCCATTATCACCTGCAAGGTATAGTAATGCTTCTAATTCTGCCAATTTACTCGTCATTCGCATCAATTCTTTCTAATTCAAGATCACCAAACGTGCGCGTCTGACTCACTTTTACTTTTTGGTTTTTACATAATTCTAGCATAGCTAAAAATAAGCCAATCACATCAGATAAGCTATGCAATTGTTTACTACACCAAAAAAAGCTAACTTTCTGATATTTGACAAGGTTACTTTCTAACAGCTCTATCATAGCAGTAATTGGCGTCTGTTCTACGTTAACTGAGGCGATATCTGGCTGCCGCAATTTTAATCTTTGCCAAACAACACTAAAGGTATTAGCAAGTTGGGATGAAGTAATCTGTCCCAAAGGCAATGGTTGCACACTTTTGGTCTGCGGTACACTCTCTTCTTTAGCAACCACAACAGGTACTGACTCATTACGCTGCTTAAAATAAACTGATATTTTTTTAAAAACTGAATATTGGACCAATTGCTGGACTAACTCGTCACGTGGATCTTCGACTGGCTCATCTTCATTAACAAAATCATTTTGAGGCAATAAAGACTGGGATTTGATTCTCAATAGAGTCGAGGACATTACAAAATATTCTCCAGCAATTTGCAAATTTAACTGCTTCATTTCTTGTAGATATGCAAGATATTGACTCGTTATTTTGGCAATGGGGATATCATAAATATCAATCTTTTGACGATTAATTAAATGAAGCAGCAAGTCAAGTGGCCCTTCAAAATTTGGTAATTCTAAAGTTAAGTTATCACTCATAGTTATTATTTGTTTTTAGATATTTAGTTAGATACGCATACTCTGGTACTGCAGTTATTTTCTTCGTTGGATTATTTGCTGCCAACTCACGAATTGCTTGTGCTTGATATTTTTCTAGACGAAAATCAGGGGCAAACGAAATATAACGAACAATAACAAAATTTTGATCAAATTGTGTACCAAGCACTCCAATAAAATTAGCACTTTCATAACGGAACAAATACAACTGAAATTCAGTACTAGTTTTGTTTAAATTTATTTCATCTTTTAAATTGGCCAAGTTTTTGAAATCAGATAAATAAGATAACAATCCCATGGCTACCTTTTCTTGATCATTCTTACATTCAATCAGCATTTAATCACCTAAACTCGTGGATGTGTCTTCGCATAAACTTGTAAAATATGCTTTTGCGATAAATTCGTATAAATTTGTGTCGTACTGATATCTGAATGTCCCAAGATTTCCTGAACAATTCGTAAATCAGCACCGTTTTCTAGCAGATGGGTGGCAAATGTGTGTCGTAATGTATGCGGAGTGACATCTTTTTTAATGCCTGCTAACTGGCAATAGCGCTTGATAATTTGCCAAACTGCCTGCCTA
This DNA window, taken from Lactobacillus sp. ESL0684, encodes the following:
- a CDS encoding segregation/condensation protein A, whose product is MSDNLTLELPNFEGPLDLLLHLINRQKIDIYDIPIAKITSQYLAYLQEMKQLNLQIAGEYFVMSSTLLRIKSQSLLPQNDFVNEDEPVEDPRDELVQQLVQYSVFKKISVYFKQRNESVPVVVAKEESVPQTKSVQPLPLGQITSSQLANTFSVVWQRLKLRQPDIASVNVEQTPITAMIELLESNLVKYQKVSFFWCSKQLHSLSDVIGLFLAMLELCKNQKVKVSQTRTFGDLELERIDANDE
- the scpB gene encoding SMC-Scp complex subunit ScpB, whose amino-acid sequence is MTSKLAELEALLYLAGDNGIASDNLGELLQIEQPALRELTSKLAANLQQDQDSGLQLLQLNHQYKLTTRPEVSKIVTNYFQKDLTKSLSQSALEILSIVAYKQPITRIEIDEIRGVNSSGALQTLIWRDLIKTDGKKEAPGHPNLYVTSDYFLQYFGYQSLADLPLIEDFEDDSIDAEGQMDLFAAKGQMDQKLAETKKQGE
- a CDS encoding reductase, coding for MLIECKNDQEKVAMGLLSYLSDFKNLANLKDEINLNKTSTEFQLYLFRYESANFIGVLGTQFDQNFVIVRYISFAPDFRLEKYQAQAIRELAANNPTKKITAVPEYAYLTKYLKTNNNYE
- a CDS encoding LysM peptidoglycan-binding domain-containing protein; this translates as MKQTQDKPYKYYQRPTDKRVDAQHSSAKGWLAMLAILLIICAALVPIVHQLATNSKPAEQAVELRTSKHKSSRTKKSTATTAKRATKKLKVDKTENQQPKTKTVTTPKQYVVKSGETLTSIADKFNTTVGKLAELNNLSIDAQVDEGQNLTLR
- the cmk gene encoding (d)CMP kinase is translated as MQIAIDGPASAGKSTVAKIIAQKLGFIYIDTGAMYRACTLIARKHQLDYGDEAAILTALDHEKIELRAENSVQKVYVSGQDVSQEIRTPEISANVSQVSALAGVRTKMVALQRQLAGKTDVIMDGRDIGTTVLPNAEVKIFLVASAKSRAQRRMLDFKQRGIKTERTVAEIEQDISMRDYKDSHRAISPLKKAQDAIEIDTTRMTIDQVVTEILSKIKKFKKN
- a CDS encoding ECF transporter S component; the protein is MKRKNSSSLANIIAYVLIGTIAFVVMQLAFPLPIASFLKFDFSDVVITIGTFLFGAGPGIFIAIIRMAIHLIYKGIALPSIVGQLASLFATLSFALPFYFVTKNISKEEQNMGKRHLKPLVGIILGIIAMTIVLATLNALVLTPMYAVTSIPNPPAISSYSGLLSFTEKVYLGQLLHLPSMSTYIFGIIVPFNLLKGSINGIAVYLLFETVLRNLKPFVQKRFNLK
- a CDS encoding pseudouridine synthase; this translates as MVLQRLQKVIAEAGIASRRKAEKMIVAGRVTVDGEPVTKLGTKVDTFSNIAVDGEPIERESLHTYLFYKPRGVVSTANDDKGRKTVVDYFKNVPYRLYPIGRLDYDTSGLLLMTNDGELANLLMHPRNNVAKVYVAKITGHLLPEEIAQLTHGVKFDQHKSAPAKVKIIRSDKKKNMQIVQLTIHEGHYHQVKRMFKAVNHQVDKLSREKYAFLTLDSLVSGKYRELSHAEVDRLKHVD